From a region of the Fimbriiglobus ruber genome:
- a CDS encoding NAD(P)/FAD-dependent oxidoreductase — MSGFKGRVVVVGGGVVGAACAYYLAKAGRTVTVLDRAGFGAGCSHANCGYVCPSHVLPLAGPGAIWSTLKTMFSRNSPLKVRLGVVLRNPGWFLGFARRCTDRRMMSAGGAIHGLLTSSRRLYDDLIRGEQVECEWETKGLLFVYRSQQAMDHYAATDRLLRERFDTPARRLDGDSLTALEPSLKPGLAGGWLYEGDAHLRPDRLMGEFRRVLTGLGVEIREHSPVAGFLYSGGRAAGVRTATGDVPADDVVVATGAWTPKFARELGCRIPIQPGKGYSVTFPRSTTGPAYPMIFEEDRVAVTPFRSGFRIGSTMEFAGYDERLNRGRLALLTAAAGEYLRDPAFGPATDEWWGWRPMTPDGVPVIGPSPALPNVWLAAGHNMLGLSMAPATGKLVAEMITGSRPHLDPSPYAATRF; from the coding sequence GTGAGCGGATTCAAGGGGCGTGTCGTGGTGGTCGGGGGCGGCGTCGTCGGGGCCGCGTGCGCGTACTATCTGGCGAAGGCCGGGCGGACGGTCACCGTCCTGGACCGGGCCGGTTTCGGGGCCGGGTGTTCGCACGCCAACTGCGGTTACGTTTGCCCCAGCCACGTTCTGCCGCTCGCCGGGCCGGGGGCGATCTGGTCCACGCTCAAAACGATGTTTAGCCGGAACTCTCCACTCAAAGTCCGGCTCGGGGTCGTACTCCGGAACCCGGGCTGGTTTCTCGGATTCGCCCGCCGGTGTACTGACCGCCGCATGATGTCCGCGGGGGGCGCCATCCACGGCCTGCTGACCTCGTCCCGCCGGTTGTACGACGACCTGATTCGGGGCGAGCAGGTCGAATGCGAGTGGGAAACGAAGGGCCTCCTATTCGTGTACCGGTCGCAACAGGCGATGGACCACTACGCCGCGACCGACCGGTTGCTCCGGGAACGGTTCGACACACCGGCCCGCCGGCTCGACGGGGACTCTCTGACCGCCCTCGAGCCTTCGCTGAAGCCGGGGTTGGCCGGCGGTTGGCTGTACGAGGGAGACGCCCACTTACGGCCGGACCGGCTCATGGGAGAGTTCCGCCGGGTTCTGACCGGGCTCGGAGTCGAGATACGGGAACATTCCCCGGTGGCTGGGTTTTTGTACAGTGGCGGTCGGGCGGCCGGCGTTCGCACCGCGACGGGTGACGTGCCGGCCGACGACGTGGTGGTCGCCACCGGGGCGTGGACCCCGAAGTTCGCTCGCGAATTGGGGTGTCGGATCCCGATCCAGCCGGGTAAGGGGTATTCGGTCACTTTCCCGCGGTCGACCACCGGGCCGGCGTATCCCATGATCTTCGAGGAAGACCGCGTGGCGGTCACCCCATTCCGGTCCGGGTTCCGGATCGGTTCGACGATGGAATTTGCCGGGTACGACGAGCGGTTGAACCGGGGCCGGCTCGCGCTACTGACCGCGGCGGCCGGCGAATACCTACGCGACCCCGCGTTCGGCCCGGCCACCGACGAATGGTGGGGTTGGCGCCCGATGACGCCGGACGGGGTGCCGGTGATCGGCCCGAGTCCGGCCCTGCCGAACGTGTGGCTCGCCGCCGGGCACAACATGCTCGGACTGTCGATGGCCCCCGCCACCGGCAAACTGGTGGCCGAGATGATTACCGGTAGCCGTCCCCACCTGGACCCGTCTCCCTACGCGGCTACCCGTTTTTAG
- a CDS encoding DUF1559 domain-containing protein, with protein MATPTRKAAGFTLIELLVVIAIIAILIGLLLPAVQKVREAAARSKCQNNLKQLSLAALNYESANNSLPPGFNSDTYVGVLVYLLPYIEQNALYNNVPTALFKLPATQPTTYAASTLPWASTWPGNAGNTYFTVASVRVPTFECPSDNLYDGSITSVFAVRNRTYSFTWSTPSPLARTNYMGSAGAFGLLDSENSYWNMFNGPYLTSKMVGLNRITDGTSQTMGFSEIVGGDCGSPAARTNAVAWMGAGGMEVGYSFDTDAGFCWYKVGSKHTGVINIALCDGSVKSVRKILSPLDPALDLAGAQDGTVLDTTQLGF; from the coding sequence ATGGCTACGCCAACCAGGAAGGCCGCGGGGTTCACGCTGATCGAGTTGCTGGTCGTGATCGCGATCATCGCGATCCTGATCGGCCTGCTCCTGCCGGCCGTTCAGAAAGTCCGCGAGGCGGCCGCGCGGTCGAAATGCCAGAATAACCTCAAGCAACTGTCGCTGGCCGCCCTCAATTACGAGTCGGCGAATAACTCCCTCCCGCCGGGCTTTAACAGCGACACCTACGTCGGCGTGCTCGTCTATTTATTGCCGTACATTGAACAGAACGCCCTCTATAACAACGTTCCCACCGCGCTCTTCAAACTCCCCGCGACGCAGCCGACGACGTACGCCGCTTCGACCCTGCCGTGGGCGAGCACCTGGCCCGGGAACGCCGGCAACACCTATTTCACCGTGGCCTCCGTCCGCGTGCCGACATTTGAGTGCCCATCGGACAACTTATACGACGGCTCGATCACGTCGGTCTTCGCGGTCCGAAATCGGACGTACAGCTTCACCTGGTCGACCCCGTCGCCGCTGGCCCGCACGAACTACATGGGAAGTGCCGGGGCGTTCGGCCTGCTCGATTCCGAGAACAGCTACTGGAACATGTTCAACGGGCCGTATTTGACGAGCAAGATGGTGGGCCTGAACCGGATTACCGACGGCACGTCGCAGACCATGGGCTTCAGCGAGATCGTGGGCGGCGACTGCGGGTCGCCGGCCGCGCGCACCAACGCCGTGGCGTGGATGGGGGCCGGCGGGATGGAGGTCGGGTACTCGTTCGACACCGACGCCGGCTTCTGCTGGTACAAGGTCGGGAGCAAACACACCGGCGTTATCAACATCGCGTTGTGCGACGGGAGCGTGAAATCGGTCCGCAAAATTCTATCGCCGCTCGACCCCGCGCTCGACCTCGCGGGCGCCCAGGACGGGACCGTTCTCGATACGACCCAGCTCGGCTTTTAA